The Brassica rapa cultivar Chiifu-401-42 chromosome A10, CAAS_Brap_v3.01, whole genome shotgun sequence genome segment TCTCTTGGATTTCTTTttccatgtctgagtagtcgcttgttaggtttagggtgttAAGGATCATGGATCAATGAGGTAGACACAAATAGGATTGTTATTCTTTGATATCTCTGTCTATTGTTATGCTTATTGCTTATGTTAAACTGGCCATTTAGcatctgatcacaagtttaatctattcatcaaaagtgttttaGGTTACTGGAAATAGCATATATAGGCGGTTTGTCCTTAGCCAACGAAAGCTGATGTTAAGGCGAATCGTGAACCAATTGAATCTGAACTTAATGCTTGTCATCATTCTCTGATCCAAACGACagtttaggaattaggattgcTTGATAAATTGGTACacaccacgacagtgggtttATCTATTCTTGTTGTTCAAGTTCTAGATTGGCTCGTATTGTTTTTCTGAATAGTTGTGTAGCTCATGATCCTAAGTATCCCAATGAATCACCCTGAACCTAGctcttttaatcatctgaaaaccTTTTAACTagtcttttattttctgttataATACCTCAatcttaaaacccccatattgttttagcttaatATTGATCCTATAGAAATAAAGTGTAACAGTTAGTCTCTGTGGaatcgatcctaaagtgctacatcgacataccatttgattgtggtagtgtgcacattaggttatttggtgtgcgtatacacgtaatatcaccATACAAGTCAcgtaagccgagaacatatcgcagACTTTAAAGCGGGATGGAATCAGGTCGAAAAAGATACGGAAAACGTAAGTCGAAGTAGTCATCGAACCCCCTAAAGCCGTGATTAGagctaggtcttgccctaaacccagcgcactggtctctaacatctctaggcatagtatcaaacaccctgatacgagatcccaaaatttgtctctttgccaatattcgagcaTCTTCGGAAAtgccgcaagtttacacactgcagaaaactctcgaaacagataaggaatatagcagttcacacagagttagattacgagatgacaactcgtagtcttccttctacacccatataaaatgccatcggcagcaacacgccttataacctctacataaaaactagaccgtaaatgtctcgctggaaaactagtcataagaaccttaactccaagaagaactacgaaaggcttgatcccttcaacaagggtacgtaggcagccgtcataaggcgcagccccaatcttatcgcgttttacttttagaagagcgagaagaccacttaccatggaccttttcaaccattaattccgcctaactcacctaacttgtcaagccactcgctagaacctcacgctagaagctcatggttcaaACGAGCTGGaaggctaactgttggggtcaaaatcggtcacgacggaatcaatgtctgaaagtccataaaaatcggcatgaacgtttttaagaaaagtaatcttcgtaaagaaatctttacgaagagccttgcggtaaaatatTGTTGAAATCTAAATCGAACCACTAAACACAAGCTGTCCCAAGGCAACGAAAACGTATCTAAGCCAGCCGCGGATAGGTTCGAATGTGACGATCGGAACACGGACAAACCAAACTCAGTCACTACGCAACTACCGCACAAGCACACTGCACGGTCAATGCGAAGCGACCAAGCTCGAACCAAGctcgaaccaagctcggtcgctacgtagcgaccgatcgttTGTTCCgttaggtcgctacgtagcgaccgagcgtgtgttccattcggtcgctacgtagcgaccgagttcttccgaaacgtcgatacgacaggaatccatgcattctcgtctacccttcgatgatgtctcccgaagaccgtagcgaacccatttcatgttttctgccattcgaagtcatcaatcaaactttacgataaaaaccacggaaagttcgtttttatcgaaagaagtcgtaataaacgcttcaagtcgaaagacggcccaaagggacctaagacatgactcgaagcccaccttacgatttcttaaccagcaGCCCGTAAATCGTGGGACGGtctacgcttggttcgcaagaaaagataaatgtcaagtttccgcggataaatacaaaattttgaagataattacgaagatcgggaaaaatggaatatctccatttttaggcttaagggcagaaggggaaaagcgtaaaccgacctaagagcgagtatataaggagccTAGGCAAGAGGCATGAGGAGAGACTTTTTCACAGCAAACTTAGCAattagagcaattaggcaactttccgtttttgttatttcgagctgcgactcaattaggtttagccgtcttagggttgctagaactaggaatcttgccgacagctctcgagcccaggcttataccttgttgtaaacgctcatacgcaaattcagaataagacttctctttgctctctttttacgatttttatactttgtcgttgttatctcgtgttctgattgcttagcgagtggtattagcagatatccgggacctctgggaaactagggttctcctactttcctaatttaaacggaaatcgacagtgagAACTTGTTTTTGTCGAAAAGAAAATCGTAACAAACTTTTCATgtcgaaagacggcccaaagaggTCTAAAACGCGACTACAAGCCCACTTACGATTCTTTAAGAATGAGCTCTTAGATACTATGGcggtttatgtttttattttttaaaaacaaatattaagatAAGTTTCCGCAGAAAAAAATGtgaagtttccgcggataaacatgaagatcggaaaaatggaatatctccattttcacttaagacggcttaagggcaggaAGGGAAAAGTTAAAACCGACTTTggaggagtatataaggagtcctaggcgagaggcacaagagagagaactttttcaaagcaaacttagcacttagagcaattttaggcaactttccatttttgttattcgagctgcgaatCAATTAGGTCTTGCagtcttagggttttagaacaaGGAATTTCGCAgacagctctcgtagcccagactcttaccttgttgtaacgctcaaacgcgaattcggaacaagatctattttgctctcttttcgatttcttatttttctagTCTTTATTTCGTGTTCTAATTGTTTGGTATGTGGTTTAGTAGATAtctgggacctctgggaaattaagGTTTTCCTAACTTTCTTTATtaaaacggaaatcgacagtgcgaatttcggttctcaCAGATTAGAATCTCGTGTAAGCCATGTCTGCAAGTTTATAGAGGCTTACTGAATAATGTCATGTCACCATTGAGTATTAGTTGAGTCACCATTGGGAATTAGTAagtcaatcaaattataacgtTTTCACTTAATCGTGTTCTCGAATAATAGtattaaattattcaaaataatgatttatctaaaaataattaaaaataccacaaataagcaaaactctatactaattaaaattattgagaatagaaaactaaattaaaattatgatatataaGCAAAgctatctattctattaaaatggAAGCAGtcttaataaatctacttataaaggttgtttggactctttcattttttagtccaacctattatatataactaaatcttATAACCAACCTATTTTATAgcaaccaaataaaaatctcctacatttaaataaaacatattactgTTTATTgactttaaatattataatctaAACTGTCGATTTATAGCCTTTTAAATATGTACGTAGGTTTTGTATGAACCATTGTTCTATTAGTAAtgtttatataatatgtttgtaTCGAATGATGGTATGAAATTATTATAAACCAACATTCTACCTCATATAACAAGACTTTAATGAACCATATATTagatatctattatttaaatgaatcagtgttttcatcacaaaaatataacaaattaatGTTTTCATCAAAGCATTTTAACAACTTACAGGTTTGGTAAAATGTTCATATCTAAGAGAAAGTTATATAAGAGTGTACatatatttgaacaaaaaaagaatacatacaaaatcttaaataaattaattcatgaattatataatttaaataagttattttttgacatcatatgattttgtaacataataatttacaatattttcaaaatattaattcacaaattttgtatataatccaaagaaaaacccgcgctttcaaaacgcgggtcaaaatctagtatactaATTAAAATTTGTGAGAATACAACAGATAAACAAAATTATGTAAAATCATTGAGAAACAAATTAGTTTTGGCAAGGGTTTAGTTGGTTTTACTCACTTTAATATTGGCTCAAAAGGTAAAAAAGTGTCTTCCCATTATCTACCTCAAATTGGAAGTTTTTGTATTGGTGATCTCGATCACACCTTCAACTTGAAATCCATGGCGACTCCATTTATCCGGactctcttcctcttctccacTATCTTCTTCCTCCAATCCCACGGGGAAGAAGAAGACACTCCCATCACTCGATTCCAGCAATACCTTCGATTCAAAACTGCTCATCCAAACCCAAACTACACCGCACCCATCTCTTTTCTCGTTGACCAAGCCCAATCAATCGGTCTAACTACCCGAACCATCGAATACGTATCAGGAAAGCCCGTTCTTCTCGTAACATGGCTCGGTTCAAACCCTAAGCTTCCGTCGATTCTCTTCAACTCCCATCTCGATTCGGTCCCCGCGGAAGCTGACAAATGGATTCATCCTCCCTTCTCAGCTCACCGAACCGTCGACGGTCTTATATACGCTCGCGGCGCGCAGGATGATAAGTGTATCGGAGTTCAGTATCTTGAATCAATCAGGAACTTAAAATCAAGAGGCTTCTCTCCTCTCCGCACTGTTCACATCTCTTACGTGCCTGAGGAAGAGATCGGAGGATTCGACGGGATGGCAAAGTTCGCGGCCTCGTCGGATTTCACGGAGCTGAATGTTGGCTTCGCTATGGATGAAGGGCAAGCGAGTCCTGGAGATGAGTTTAGGGTTTTCTTCGCTGATCGGACTCCATGGGAGCTGGTGATCCGAGCTGAAGGCATCCCAGGGCATGGCGCTAAGCTTTATGACAATGGAGCTATGGAGAATTTGATGAAGAGTGTTGAGTTAATCGCCAAGTTCAGGGAGACGCAGTTCGATTTCGTCAAAGCTGGGGAAGCTGCAAATTCGGAAGTTATCTCTGTGAATCCAGTTTATTTCAAAGCAGGAACTCCTTCCAACACTGTAAGCTGATGATTGCTGTAATCTCCATTTTTGTACACTTTTAAAAAtgcttttgtttgtttttaggGATTTGTGATGAATATGCAGCCTTCAGAGGCAGAAGCTGGGTATGATCTAAGGTTGCCTCCAATGGCTGATCCTGAtgttatgaagaaaagaattgcTGAGGAATGGGCTCCTTCTATTAGGAACATGACCTACACggtatatatgaatataaaattGGTTAAACATtattttggtttctttttttttagagcCTCCACCTTAGTTATGAATGAATACCTGGAATGTTTTGTATTACCAAACATCTGTTTTAGTTACTTTAATACAACTATACAAGGATATGATGAGATGTCCTAAGCAAAGCTTAATTGAAACAGAGACTCCATTAGGCTTTTAGGTAACTCTGATTTGTTGTTTTAGATTATTTGGCTTCTTTCTTTCGGAGCTTCCACATTAGTTTTGTGAAAATGAGGTTACTGGGTGCGAATGATACCTTGAATAATTATCTCTCTAGTTGATTAAGAacgttttattttatcaaaccTCTGTTTTAGTTGCTTTGATACAAGAATCTGAGATGTCCTAAGTATATCTTAAGTAAATCTGCAGCTACAAAGTTATGTACTTTCATTAATGATGTTACAAATGTTTTAGGCTTTTGTTTAGGGAGATTGATTATGCCGTATAGTATCTACCTTTTGCAATTTGATCAATTGTTATCAGAGGAAACTAAGTGAACAAAACTAACTTTACCATCTCTTCCACCAGATAAAAGAGAAAGGGAAACTAAGAGACCATTTTGGACGACCGATAATGACTGCAACTAATGGTTCGAATCCTTGGTGGTCTGTCTTCAAGCAAGCTGTTGAAGCAACCGGAGGAAAACTCGCAAAGCCTGAAATATTGGCTTCAACCACAGATGCACGCTATATTCGCACTTTGGGAATTCCACTTGTCGGTTTCTCACCAATGATCAATACTCCTATCTTATTGCATGACCATAACGAGGTATTGGAACGATGATATTATCTCTTTGCATATCTCTGTGTTCCATATTTTGAATCACAACGCTGATTGAAATATATACTTTCTCTGTTACAGTTTCTTAAAGATACCGTGTTCTTGAAAGGAATAGAAGTATATGAATCGGTTATCAGCGCTTTAAGTTCCTTTGAGGGAGTATCTGATCAAGCGATCTGAAAGCATGTTTCTGTGCAAGCAATTGTGTCAGGTCGCTTGAAGATGATCAATGCTCACACATTGCTATGACCAAGAATTATATGTTGCTGTTTCACCCATTTTCATGTAAAACTATTTCTATCGACATTCGTTCGAGTTCTGTGACCCTCAATGGCTGCTACTAATAGTTTGTATATATCTGTCATTCGATTTGTGTGCATAAAATCTCAAACTCTGAAGGAGAAATGTCACCGGTGCTTGGAGCATGATTTCACACGCTGTTGATCTTTCAAGAATTTGATTAGTACGTTTCAAGTAGAGTTTCATCATGCCAAACACCAAACAACTTGTCGGGAGTAAGGTTATAGGATGCTGAATTATTGATGGGACTGGAAAAGGTAAGAAAGCCAGTCAATCTAAAAGACCGGTTACTTATATGAAGATCTAAGCAGTCTGTGAAGAAAGCAATGTCAGTATCGTTTTCCTATAAGCCCAT includes the following:
- the LOC103847925 gene encoding aminoacylase-1, whose translation is MATPFIRTLFLFSTIFFLQSHGEEEDTPITRFQQYLRFKTAHPNPNYTAPISFLVDQAQSIGLTTRTIEYVSGKPVLLVTWLGSNPKLPSILFNSHLDSVPAEADKWIHPPFSAHRTVDGLIYARGAQDDKCIGVQYLESIRNLKSRGFSPLRTVHISYVPEEEIGGFDGMAKFAASSDFTELNVGFAMDEGQASPGDEFRVFFADRTPWELVIRAEGIPGHGAKLYDNGAMENLMKSVELIAKFRETQFDFVKAGEAANSEVISVNPVYFKAGTPSNTGFVMNMQPSEAEAGYDLRLPPMADPDVMKKRIAEEWAPSIRNMTYTIKEKGKLRDHFGRPIMTATNGSNPWWSVFKQAVEATGGKLAKPEILASTTDARYIRTLGIPLVGFSPMINTPILLHDHNEFLKDTVFLKGIEVYESVISALSSFEGVSDQAI